Proteins encoded together in one Rana temporaria chromosome 6, aRanTem1.1, whole genome shotgun sequence window:
- the LOC120943070 gene encoding lysophospholipase D GDPD1-like, with protein MLPSLYYLVPVLGGYAATSYYLLKNPHILHRKKRLPFHCRHISHRGGAGERIENTIGAFENATANHTDLLELDCHLTKDGQVVVSHDDNLLRQAGRDVNICEVRYEDLPQYKDTLEVTFFPGHMSSGHDRQMPLLEEVFQRFPEKPINIEIKRDCDELIKKVSDLVKKYQRTERTIWASTSDPVMKKCREENSDMPFMFTPRRGIILLVLYYTGLLPFVPLSESVVETYMPSIINRTYFPHNQLMRNRFLVRLQDKLMMRKGLFQHLEARGIQVYLWVLNQESDFRRAFDYGVTGVMTDYPSKLHRFLQKYEGGQRARDPEPQEPAAAEEEEQQQQRC; from the exons ATGCTGCCCTCATTGTACTACCTGGTGCCAGTTCTGGGGGGCTACGCCGCCACCTCCTATTACCTCCTGAAGAACCCTCACATTCTGCACCGGAAGAAGAGGCTACCCTTTCATTGCCGGCACATCTCCCACCGAGGAG GAGCTGGAGAGAGGATCGAGAACACCATAGGAGCCTTTGAAAA TGCCACGGCCAATCACACGGACCTCTTGGAGCTGGACTGTCACCTGACCAAGGACGGGCAGGTTGTGGTGTCACATGACGACAATTTGCTGCGGCAGGCGGGACGCGATGTCAACATATGTGAAGTCAGATACGAG GACCTTCCGCAGTATAAGGACACTCTGGAGGTGACATTTTTCCCAG GTCACATGTCATCAGGACACGATCGTCAAATGCCGCTGCTGGAGGAAGTCTTCCAGAGATTCCCAGAGAAACCCATCAACATCGAGATAAAGCGAGACTGCGATGAGCTGATTAAAAAG GTGTCAGACCTGGTGAAGAAGTACCAGAGGACGGAGAGGACAATCTGGGCCAGTACCAGCGATCCAGTCATGAAGAAATGTCGGGAGGAG AACTCCGACATGCCTTTCATGTTCACACCCCGCCGAGGGATCATCCTTCTTGTCCTCTACTATACTGGCCTCCTTCCCTTCGTGCCGTTGTCAGAGTCGGTGGTGGAAACCTACATGCCGTCCATTATAAACAG GACGTATTTCCCCCACAATCAGCTCATGAGGAACCGCTTTCTGGTCCGCCTGCAGGATAA ATTGATGATGAGGAAAGGTCTCTTCCAGCACCTAGAAGCCCGGGGCATTCAG GTCTACCTCTGGGTTCTGAACCAGGAGTCGGATTTCCGGCGAGCTTTTGATTACGGGGTCACCGGCGTTATGACCGATTACCCCTCCAAACTGCACCGCTTTCTCCAGAAATACGAAGGAGGGCAGAGGGCCCGGGACCCGGAACCTCAAGAGCCTGCGGCTGCAGAAGAAgaagagcagcaacagcagcgaTGCTGA